The Eubacteriaceae bacterium Marseille-Q4139 genome has a window encoding:
- a CDS encoding phosphoenolpyruvate hydrolase family protein, producing MIRQFAREEIVRDLREKVARKEPIIIGGAGIGLVAKIADRSGIDLIMAYNTGPFRMDGHPSCVGYLAYGDSNAITMDLGRQILPVVKNTPVIAGIGAGDPYRDIDRLIDEMMGMGFSGITNVPTAGAYDGRFRHRIDTAGVGYPEEIKLVEKCSRKDIFTVAYAYTPDEVRAMIQAGADVVSAHVGATSGGTCGFEDTYDMDEACKRTQEMYEAAVKENPDIIFTCHGGPFEGPEEVQECFNRTDVHGFVGASSIERLPLERAIAENIERFKSLRLR from the coding sequence ATGATTCGACAGTTTGCGCGGGAGGAGATTGTGAGGGACCTGCGGGAGAAAGTCGCAAGGAAGGAACCGATCATCATCGGCGGCGCCGGGATCGGACTTGTGGCAAAAATCGCAGATCGCTCGGGAATCGACCTGATTATGGCCTACAACACGGGGCCGTTCCGCATGGACGGGCATCCATCCTGTGTCGGGTATCTGGCTTACGGAGATTCCAATGCCATTACGATGGATTTGGGGCGGCAGATTCTTCCTGTGGTGAAAAACACACCGGTGATTGCCGGAATCGGGGCAGGAGATCCGTACCGGGACATTGACCGGCTCATCGATGAGATGATGGGCATGGGATTTTCCGGAATCACCAATGTTCCGACAGCAGGTGCCTACGACGGGAGATTCCGCCATCGCATTGACACGGCAGGTGTTGGGTATCCGGAGGAGATTAAGTTGGTGGAAAAATGCAGCAGAAAGGATATTTTCACGGTTGCATACGCTTACACGCCGGACGAGGTACGCGCTATGATCCAGGCCGGTGCGGATGTGGTCAGTGCCCATGTGGGAGCCACGTCGGGCGGTACCTGCGGCTTTGAGGACACCTATGATATGGATGAGGCGTGCAAAAGGACGCAGGAGATGTATGAGGCGGCAGTGAAGGAGAATCCGGACATCATCTTTACATGCCATGGCGGGCCGTTCGAGGGCCCCGAGGAAGTTCAGGAATGCTTTAACAGGACGGATGTACACGGGTTTGTCGGCGCGTCCAGCATCGAGAGGCTGCCGCTTGAGAGGGCGATTGCGGAGAATATTGAGAGGTTTAAGAGTCTGAGGCTTAGGTGA